AGGCGCACCGGGTCGGCCTGGTTCTGCTGATCACGGAACCGGGCCGACCGCCGTACTCGCTGTCGGAACCCCGTGGAAGACTGGCCGGGTTGCGGACGTGAACGGGGTGGCCCGAGGGGTTTGGGGCCGGGGGGAGCTGTGCTGATGAGTAAGCGGCAGGTGCAGAAGATGCTGCGGTTGATCGCGACCGGGGAGCCCGTCGAGCTCACCAGTCCGATGGCCTCCGTGAAGAAGCTCGCCAAGCTCGCCTTCATCGCCCAGCAGTTCGGCTACGAGTACATGGACGTACGGCAGAGCGGCGGGCGCAACAACGCGCTCGTGATGCTGATCGTGCCCGACCCGAGCCCGCAGGCCCGTGCCCGTGCCGCGCAGAACTGGGCGCAGTATCCGAACGCCGGTGACGGGGTCTCCGTGCCGCCCCTCGTGCCCGACGCGCACGAACTCCTCAAGGCCCGCATCAATTTCGACCTCACCGGCAAACACGCCGAGAAGAAGATGTACTGGGCGGCCGGCGGCATCACCCTCGGGTTCGTGCTCGCCGTCGCGAAGGCCGGCGGGGACGGCGATGCCATCCTCTTCGCCGGACTCGGGTGGGTCGGGCTCATGGCCCTGCTCGGGGTCGGGCTCGTCGTGACGCGGAAGCGCAACGCCAAGTTCGCCGCCCGGCTCCAGGCCGCCGGCTTCATGCCGGTGACCGATGAGAGCGGGCGCGTGCGGTATCTGCCGCCGGGCGGGCAGCTGCCGGGGCACGGGAATCCGTTCGGCGGCGTCGCCAACGGTCCCTACGGCAACCAGCAGCCCGCCCCGGGGCCGTACGGGCCGTACGGCCATCAGCCGGCTCCGGGTGCCTATGGTCATCAGCCCGCCCCGGCCGCCCCTTACGGCACTCAGCCCCCGGCCGCCCCCTACGGCAACCAGCAGCCCGCCGCCCCCGGCCACTACCCGCCGCCCCAGCAGCAGCCGTACGGCTACCCCCAGCAGGGCGCCCCGCAGCCGCCGTACCCCCAGCAGAACCCCCACTGGCAGCCGCCCCAGCAGCACTGAGGTCTCCGTATCAGGGGGCCTTACGGAGGGGCGCGGTCAGGGAACCTCTCATCCCACCTCCCCACCCGGTGAGAGCAAAGTTCCTTTCCGGTCACTCGGTGCCACAGGCAGGAAACGCGCTCTCCCTACCTTCGGGATCAGCCACTCATAGGCGTGGTGCGATCGAGTCCGAAGACCGTGGAGGCGACATGACATCCCCTAGCCCAGCCCCCGTCGCGAGCAGGGGAGGCCACTGGATCGAGCACTGGGACCCCGAGGACGAGGCCTTCTGGAACGAGACCGGGGAGAAGATCGCCCGGCGGAACCTCTTCTTCTCCGTGCTCTCCGAGCACATCGGGTTCTCGATCTGGACCCTGTGGTCCGTGATGGTGCTGTTCATGGGGCCGGAGTACGGACTGACCCCCGCCGACAAGTTCACCATCGTCTCGATGGCCACGCTGGTCGGCGCCATCGTCCGCGTGCCCTACACCTTCGCCGTCGCCGTCTTCGGTGGCCGGAACTGGACGGTCATCTCGGCCAGCCTGCTGCTCGTGCCGACGGTCGCCGCGTTCACGGTCATGGAGCCGGGGACGTCGTTCGGCACCTTCCTGGTGTGCGCGATGCTGGCCGGCGTCGGCGGCGGCAACTTCGCCTCCAGCATGACCAACATCAACGCCTTCTTCCCGCTCCGCAAGAAGGGCTGGGCCCTCGGACTCAACGCCGGCGGCGGCAACATCGGCGTCCCGGTCGTACAGCTCGTCGGTCTCGCCGTCATCGGCGCCAGCGGCGGCCCGCGCCTGCTGCTCGGGATCTACATCCCGTTCATCGTGATCGCCGCGACCCTCGCCTGGCTGAAGATGGACAGCATCTCGTCCGTCAGGAACGACACCGGCGCCGCCAAGGACGCGGCCAGGGACCCCCACACCTGGATCATGTCCTTCCTCTACATCGGCACCTTCGGTTCCTTCATCGGGTACTCCTTCGCCTTCGGGCTGGTCCTCCAGACCCAGTTCGGCCGTACGCCCCTCCAGGCCGCCTACGTCACCTTCATCGGCCCGCTGCTCGGCTCCCTGATCCGCCCCGTCGGCGGCGCGCTCGCGGACCGGTTCGGCGGCGCGAAGATCACGCTGTGGAACTACGTCGCCATGGCCGCCGCGACCGCCGTGATCGTCGTGGCCTCGATGCAGAAGTCCCTGCCGCTGTTCACCACCGCGTTCATCGCCCTGTTCGTGCTCAGCGGGCTCGGCAACGGCTCGACGTTCAAGATGATCCCCGGCATCTTCCACGCCAAGGCCCTCGCCAAGGGACTGGACGGCGAGGAGGCCGCCGCTCACGGCCGCCGGCTCTCCGGCGCCTCCATGGGGCTCATCGGCGCGGTGGGCGCGCTCGGCGGACTCGGCATCAACCTCGCCTTCCGCCAGTCCTTCCTCACCGTGGGCTCCGGCACCGGTGCCTTCGTCGCCTTCCTCGCCTTCTACGGCCTCTGCTTCGTGGTCACCTGGGCCGTATACCTTCGCCGCCCGGCTGTCACCGAGACCGACGCCACACCGGCCACGGAGGCAAAGCCGCAGCTCAGCTACGCCGAGGTGTGACGTAACACCGCCGACATACGGCCGAACCGAGCCTGTCACGCACCGTTGACAGGCTCGATCGGCATGCAGATGGGACCACCACGGGTGCGTTCAGGAACACCCGATGGTGTGCTCACCTGAGGCAGGCAACACGACTCGAGTGCGGGACGAGAGTTTATGTACGACGAACAGCAGCAACCCGAACACGGGCCCCTCGCGGGGTTCACCGTGGGCGTGACCGCCGCGCGCCGCGCCGACGAGCTCGGAGCGCTGCTCCAGCGGCGCGGTGCCGTCGTCCTGCACGCCCCCGCCCTGCGGATCGTGCCGCTCGCCGACGACAGCGAGCTGCTCGCGGCCACCAAGGAGATCATCCAGCGGACGCCGGACGTCGTGGTCGCCACGACCGCGATCGGGTTCCGGGGGTGGATCGAGGCCGCCGACGGGTGGGGGCTCGGTGAGGATCTGCTGGAGCGGTTGCGGGGGGTCGAGCTGCTCGCTCGCGGGCCCAAGGTCAAGGGCGCGGTGCGGGCCGCCGGGCTGACCGAGGAGTGGTCCCCGTCCAGCGAGTCCATGGCCGAGGTGCTGGACCGGCTGCTGGAGGAGGGCGTCGAGGGGCGCCGTATCGCCATACAGCTGCACGGGGAGCCGCTGCCCGGGTTCGTGGAGTCGCTGCGGGCCGGGGGAGCGGAGGTGCTCGGGGTGCCGGTGTACCGGTGGCTGCCGCCGGAGGACATCGGGCCGGTGGACCGGCTGCTGGACGCCGCGGTCTCCCGTGGCCTCGACGCCGTCACCTTCACCAGCGCGCCCGCCGCGGCGTCGCTGCTGTCGCGGGCGGAGGAGCGGGGGCTGCTGCCCGAACTGCTCGCCGCCCTCGCCCATGACGTGGTTCCTGCCTGTGTCGGGCCGGTCACCGCCCTGCCGCTCCAGGCCCTCGGCGTCGACACCGTCCAGCCCGAACGCTTCCGGCTCGGGCCGCTCGTGCAGTTGCTCTGCCAGGAACTTCCCGGGCGGGCCCGGTCGTTGCCGATCGCCGGTCACCGGGTGGAGATCCGGGGGCACGCGGTCCTGGTGGACGGCGCGCTGCGGCCGGTGCCGCCTGCGGGGATGTCGTTGCTGCGGGCGTTGTCGCGGCGGCCCGGGTGGGTGGTCGCGCGTGCGGAGCTGTTGCGGGCGTTGCCGGGGGCCGGGCGGGACGAGCATGCGGTGGAGACGGCGATGGCTCGGTTGCGGGCGGCCCTCGGGGCGCCGAAGTTGATCCAGACGGTGGTGAAGCGGGGGTATCGGCTGGCGTTGGATCCGGCGGCGGACGCGAAGTACGCGGACGCGTGAGGTTCTTTTCGCCCCCGCCGCCCCTACCCGTCCCGTCCCCGGGGGCTGCCGCCCCCGGACCCCCGCATCGGCCCTGAACGGGCCTCGTCCTCAAACGCCGGACGGGCTCAAAGGGGGGGGCGGACCGGCCCGCTGTCACACGCCGGACGGGCTGGTGGGCGCCGACCGGCGCTGAGCCCGGCCGTATCCCACCAACGCCCGCCCCAGACACCCCACCGCCACCGTCGACAGCACCGCCCGCACCACATTCCAAGCCACCCACGGATCCTCGAACTCCTCCCGCAGCGCGCTCGGCGACCCCGCCTCCGTGAGGCCGTTGTTCAGTGGGATGTTGAAGGCGACCGTCACCAGGAACGCCAGCCCGTAGGCCATCAGCGCTCCCCACACCCACCACCGGTAGGGCCGGGCGCGCAGTTGCCACGCCGACACCCCCGTCAGCACCAGCGCCCCGAGGAAGCCGAGCAGGAACACCGGGTTCTGGATCACGTCGTTGATGTCGCGCATGACGTCGACGAACACCCGGTCGTCGCTGCGTGCCAGCGCCGGCATCACGGCGCAGGCGAAGATGTAGAAGGCCCCGGCGATCAGGGCGGTCGCGACCGTGGCCGCGCCCAGTACCGTTCCGGCGATCGTGTCGTTTCGTGTCATGCCCCCCAGTCAACGGCCGCGCGGGCGCCCCGAACATGGCCGTCACGCGCAGCCGCATACGCGGTCGTCCAGCGCCAACCGCCGGTACGAGGGGTTCCGGCCCCGCCGCGGGGCAGGCACTGTAAGGGGGAACGGTTCCCCCAGATCTCCCCCCAGCTCTCCTCACGGCATCTCACCGACCCCTCCTGACCGGGTTGACCCCTAGGCGGTGACAGGCACATGGCACTGGGTACGGCCACGGACCCGTACGAACTGCGCTTCGACGCCGGGCGGATCTCTCTGGATCTCCTCGCGACCACACACCCGGAGGAACGGTTCGACTCCGTCGAGGTGCTGTGTGCCTGGATAGTCGGCGCCGGTCTCGTCCCGCCCGGCACCCCGCTGGCCCACGCCGGCCCGCCCTGGCTGGTGGACTTCCGTGAACTACGCGGACGAATAGGACAGTTGGTGCGCGGCTCGCTCGCCCCCGAGCCCTGGCCGTCGTACGACATCGCGCTCGCCCGGGTTAACGACGTCGCCCTCGCCGCGCCCCCGGCCCCGCGTGCCGTACGCGGGGAGGACGGCACGCTGGTGCGGGAGTTGGATCATCCGCCGGAGTGCGCCGCGCTCCTCGGGGCCGTCGCCCGGGACGCGCTGGAGCTGCTCACGGACCCCGTCGCGCGGGCCGCGCTCAGAGAGTGCGAAGGGGACAACTGCCCCATCGTCTACCTCGACACCTCACGGGGGCGCAGGAGGCGTTGGTGCTCCAGTGAGGTCTGCGGGAACCGCGAAAGGGTGGCCCGGCATCGTCGCCGAACGGCACTCACCCGAGCCTGACAGTCCGTTATGCGGCTTCTGTGAAACGGTCGTCGAAGTGATTTCGATTACATGCCGTTTACCTACGCCACCGTAGGGAAGCGTGGAGATGATCTTGCCGATGTGACGGAAATGTAAAGATCGCGCGGTGGGAATGTGCTGCCATGTCCAGCTCGTCACGTCACTCGGAAGAAAACTGTCGCCTCACTTTGAACACCCAACGCGCCCCTTCCGTACGGGTAGTCGAGCGACCGACTGGGGGAACCCCCGGACATCGGAGGTGGGCGTGCGCAAGGATTCCGTCGTGGCCAATGAACGTGGATCGAGGGCCCGACATCGCATGTCCCAGCCCTCGGAACCTGATGAGGAGCTGATGCGTGCGCTGTACAGAGAGCACGCCGGACCCCTCCTTGCGTATGTCCTTCGACTGGTCGCCGGTGACCGGCAACGAGCAGAGGACGTTGTGCAGGAGACGCTCATCCGTGCCTGGAAGAACGCCGGACAGCTCAATCGAGCGACCGGATCGGTACGCCCCTGGCTGGTGACGGTCGCCCGGCGCATCGTCATCGACGGCCACCGCAGCCGGCAGGCCCGGCCGCAGGAGGT
The DNA window shown above is from Streptomyces chartreusis and carries:
- a CDS encoding nitrate/nitrite transporter, with protein sequence MTSPSPAPVASRGGHWIEHWDPEDEAFWNETGEKIARRNLFFSVLSEHIGFSIWTLWSVMVLFMGPEYGLTPADKFTIVSMATLVGAIVRVPYTFAVAVFGGRNWTVISASLLLVPTVAAFTVMEPGTSFGTFLVCAMLAGVGGGNFASSMTNINAFFPLRKKGWALGLNAGGGNIGVPVVQLVGLAVIGASGGPRLLLGIYIPFIVIAATLAWLKMDSISSVRNDTGAAKDAARDPHTWIMSFLYIGTFGSFIGYSFAFGLVLQTQFGRTPLQAAYVTFIGPLLGSLIRPVGGALADRFGGAKITLWNYVAMAAATAVIVVASMQKSLPLFTTAFIALFVLSGLGNGSTFKMIPGIFHAKALAKGLDGEEAAAHGRRLSGASMGLIGAVGALGGLGINLAFRQSFLTVGSGTGAFVAFLAFYGLCFVVTWAVYLRRPAVTETDATPATEAKPQLSYAEV
- a CDS encoding uroporphyrinogen-III synthase; its protein translation is MYDEQQQPEHGPLAGFTVGVTAARRADELGALLQRRGAVVLHAPALRIVPLADDSELLAATKEIIQRTPDVVVATTAIGFRGWIEAADGWGLGEDLLERLRGVELLARGPKVKGAVRAAGLTEEWSPSSESMAEVLDRLLEEGVEGRRIAIQLHGEPLPGFVESLRAGGAEVLGVPVYRWLPPEDIGPVDRLLDAAVSRGLDAVTFTSAPAAASLLSRAEERGLLPELLAALAHDVVPACVGPVTALPLQALGVDTVQPERFRLGPLVQLLCQELPGRARSLPIAGHRVEIRGHAVLVDGALRPVPPAGMSLLRALSRRPGWVVARAELLRALPGAGRDEHAVETAMARLRAALGAPKLIQTVVKRGYRLALDPAADAKYADA
- a CDS encoding DUF1772 domain-containing protein, which codes for MTRNDTIAGTVLGAATVATALIAGAFYIFACAVMPALARSDDRVFVDVMRDINDVIQNPVFLLGFLGALVLTGVSAWQLRARPYRWWVWGALMAYGLAFLVTVAFNIPLNNGLTEAGSPSALREEFEDPWVAWNVVRAVLSTVAVGCLGRALVGYGRAQRRSAPTSPSGV
- a CDS encoding CGNR zinc finger domain-containing protein, whose translation is MALGTATDPYELRFDAGRISLDLLATTHPEERFDSVEVLCAWIVGAGLVPPGTPLAHAGPPWLVDFRELRGRIGQLVRGSLAPEPWPSYDIALARVNDVALAAPPAPRAVRGEDGTLVRELDHPPECAALLGAVARDALELLTDPVARAALRECEGDNCPIVYLDTSRGRRRRWCSSEVCGNRERVARHRRRTALTRA
- a CDS encoding sigma-70 family RNA polymerase sigma factor, yielding MSQPSEPDEELMRALYREHAGPLLAYVLRLVAGDRQRAEDVVQETLIRAWKNAGQLNRATGSVRPWLVTVARRIVIDGHRSRQARPQEVDPSPLEVIPAEDEIDKALWLMTLSDALDDLTPAHREVLVETYFKGRTVNEAAETLGIPSGTVRSRVFYALRSMKLALEERGVTA